caataaatttgttgaatattatcaaaagaaaattgtaatataacTAAAGTTTATACTGCTTCACATACATTTTGGAAACcttatgcatataaaacatgaaaggaaacaacaaagtcATATACatccttaaattccttacgtttgctattttagcaacctaatggaaatattccagagaagtattcttttaacaattaaatttaatattttctacaatttgagcTGATTCACCGGcttatttcatgatgaaaattttattaatatttaaataatcctatcctttcgcatatttaaatatttaccctaaccctaaacactaaacctaaaccctggactttatacaaaaaaaaaaaaattttttataacaaatataatcttataaatataaattatttttatagatataaaacaaataaaaaaaacaacgaatcagtgaacaaaaaaaataataaagcaGCAAAAATCACTTTATATGTATACTACGCACAAAACGCTTTAGGACTAAAATATGTACTTTAATGATATAgtgtataatatttatatatgtaaaatataataattttgcatGAAGGCTAGTGTTTGAATAAAGtatcaaattattttcctattATTTGGgcaataatatttttcattatactATCCCTTCATATCgattgtattatttttactatattttataaatcctTTAGGTCTTTGTTATTAAACcacatattttgtatttcaaAATAACATATATCTAGTTGGTACAATATTACCCTATTTTAAGCAGTTTATCTTGATtgatatttaaataatatttaactGTAGAGGATCTATATAATTTTCTAACGCGGAATTATATTTAAGATATTTATTATTAGTATAATTTaagttattttaaatttcataattatatttgttaCACATGAatgatttttaaattatataaaatatcgtACAATTCCTCTAAACTTCAAtgatttgtatttttcttcactatttctaataattataaatacgAAAAGAATTCACTATTATTTCCTATTAAAATGactattataatttttttctacctaaTTAGTAATAATAGTCTCGTTCAGGTTgataattcaaataatatcGATCCGATTGAGAATCTAAAGATTCATATTCTGAATCATACTTCTCAAACTCCTTTTCATACTCTTCGTAATAATTATGTTCaaatttaacttttttttcgttttcttttggGAAAACTTGACTTTAATCCAGAAGactaacacaaaaaatgtagagtgagtgaaaacatttttattttggaaCTATACATGTAATAGGTAAATAAGTAATTGCTACTAACGCAATATTCCTATTTCATAAAATCTAATGTGCAATTACCATGttgtaaaagaaaacgaagaatATAGTTCCAAGTATTGCAGTAGCCATTATGACGTCAcgaatataatttttgtctGACTTTTCATTTAATGTTTCTAATGTACTAGAAACAGTCGTGGTAATCACAGCCCCTGCATCACTACTAGTCTCTGAAGCACTAGATCTTACTGCATTGACAACGTTCCCAGGGTTTTCTCTTGATAGGGGACTCAAAGGCGCTTTAGGATTTATAGTGACCGACATTTCACGGCCCACCTGTTTGCGTTCTGGTGCTGCAATTACCGAACTTGCCGAACTTGTTGAGCGTGTTACACCTTGTGAAGCTCCCTGTTCTGTGTTCTGCCCTGCTGTATCAGCAACCTTTACGGTGCCTTGGGTAGTCTTATGCTGATTACCAGAAGAGGATCTGTTtgatggaataaaaaaatttaataaccATGATGTAGTACCCGTACTGCCACCTCCAGTAGACTTATTACAATTCTTCAATAGAGCTATGAGTTCATCTGGCTTATGAGTAGAATAACAATCAGCGTAATCAGGACCATAAACCATCAAAAATATACTCTTACATTCCTTCTTGTACTTATTATACAATGAATTCATATTATTAAGGTATGTAGTATACATATTACATTTATCTTTATTTGTAGGATcaatatcttttttaatatcattatatttttttaaataaatataagaaattttcctatttttccattcatctAATTTAACACTTTTATCGTGCGAAGGTAAAGAACAAcgattatttaatttttctttattaacCTTATTCCCTACCTCAATAAGATCGGTAATGTAAGATAATTTATCCATATTAATAGAGCTCTCAGTGTGAAATTTCCCTACTTCATCGTATAACCAATAACGTAAATATCTACATCGTTCATCACCTTCCACTTTATTCTGCAttttagctattttttctaaaaaatatacaagtttagggcaaatttttttggcgtcttcatttttcttttcacctTTACTATCAAAGACATcacaataattattatattgaGATTGGTTTTTATATTCGAAGAAATCATCATACAGTTTATCatgttttaatttctttaatgCATTTTCCTGAATTTTATCATAGAAAAGTTATTTACGCAtgtgttaaaaatatagttcTAATAAAggacattttaattttgttccaAGAGAAgcaaattacataaaaagtagGGTACAAAAAAGGCTTTAATTGTTATATACCAAATCTACGTTGTTACTCGGTTTCGccatccttttttaagatatattatattttaattaaaaggatttataaaaattttcgataaaaattaatatataaaatgtcaaaaaatgaactagTTTTATccattatatatgtaatccTTAGCGTTATACATAAAACCTAAATTAAT
This window of the Plasmodium cynomolgi strain B DNA, scaffold: 0031, whole genome shotgun sequence genome carries:
- a CDS encoding CYIR protein (putative;~vir-type antigen), giving the protein MAKPSNNVDLENALKKLKHDKLYDDFFEYKNQSQYNNYCDVFDSKGEKKNEDAKKICPKLVYFLEKIAKMQNKVEGDERCRYLRYWLYDEVGKFHTESSINMDKLSYITDLIEVGNKVNKEKLNNRCSLPSHDKSVKLDEWKNRKISYIYLKKYNDIKKDIDPTNKDKCNMYTTYLNNMNSLYNKYKKECKSIFLMVYGPDYADCYSTHKPDELIALLKNCNKSTGGGSTGTTSWLLNFFIPSNRSSSGNQHKTTQGTVKVADTAGQNTEQGASQGVTRSTSSASSVIAAPERKQVGREMSVTINPKAPLSPLSRENPGNVVNAVRSSASETSSDAGAVITTTVSSTLETLNEKSDKNYIRDVIMATAILGTIFFVFFYNMFQNKNVFTHSTFFVLVFWIKVKFSQKKTKKKLNLNIIITKSMKRSLRSMIQNMNL